In Armatimonadota bacterium, the following proteins share a genomic window:
- a CDS encoding sigma-70 family RNA polymerase sigma factor, with amino-acid sequence MLSWVKNRTGTLDRSANFERLMRDSYRQAFSVAFRLTGDAADAEDLLQEAYIRAFRFFHRYDEKLPFNSWMYRIIANAHIDLIRRRGKLKTSSLDHSGSDGQQAFEIADHSNVPGDELVNSSFSEIVQTGLNKMNPEFRLAVILADIEGLSYEEVAEIMETSVGTVRSRIHRGRVQLRTFLLDNAPESYGRYAHVL; translated from the coding sequence ATGCTTAGTTGGGTAAAAAACCGAACCGGAACCCTCGATCGCTCAGCCAATTTCGAGCGATTGATGCGAGATTCGTACCGCCAAGCTTTTTCTGTTGCATTTCGATTGACTGGAGACGCCGCCGACGCCGAAGACCTGCTCCAAGAAGCGTATATCCGCGCTTTTCGATTCTTCCATCGATACGACGAGAAACTGCCGTTTAACAGTTGGATGTACCGCATCATCGCCAATGCGCACATCGACCTGATCCGCCGCCGAGGGAAGCTCAAAACTAGCTCGCTCGACCATTCCGGCAGTGATGGACAACAGGCCTTCGAAATCGCAGACCATTCCAATGTCCCTGGCGACGAACTTGTCAACAGTAGTTTTTCCGAGATCGTCCAAACCGGCCTTAACAAGATGAACCCCGAGTTCCGGCTCGCCGTCATCCTCGCCGACATCGAAGGACTCTCCTACGAAGAAGTCGCCGAGATCATGGAAACCTCGGTCGGAACCGTTCGGTCGAGAATCCACCGAGGACGCGTCCAGCTCCGAACTTTCCTTCTGGACAACGCGCCCGAATCCTACGGGAGGTACGCCCATGTCCTGTAA
- a CDS encoding AAA family ATPase produces the protein MTTIVGLERARKLAPILGDPSSGVASVLLYGPRGCGKTLLVNQMAEAWLSSGEGDRAADSFRRGTNPDFFHIAPTGAGYQIQLRQISTPSAKRPDDPTPLIEFVRVAPLYSRHKVVWIEDVHRLNHDSANSLLKTLEEPPAYVKLILTTSQVSQIPATILSRCLVVNCELPTKEELTQSHPGLPDEIVLLADGAPGTLERISANQDLYRDIIRFADRIVAESRHGALSLGDEFRKLAERLEEFEKLGIRNSNARIIELAALAISKRHPNRSQAVALLTEAHKRILGNANPALVLDAVLGRILLSPTPGTK, from the coding sequence TTGACCACGATTGTCGGCCTCGAACGAGCTCGCAAGCTCGCGCCGATTCTGGGCGATCCGTCCAGCGGAGTCGCATCCGTTCTCCTCTATGGTCCCCGTGGGTGCGGCAAAACCCTCCTTGTAAACCAAATGGCCGAAGCTTGGCTATCATCCGGCGAAGGTGACCGCGCCGCCGATTCCTTCCGCCGCGGCACTAATCCCGACTTTTTCCACATTGCGCCGACCGGGGCCGGATACCAAATCCAGCTTCGCCAAATCTCCACGCCGTCGGCCAAACGCCCCGACGACCCCACGCCGCTCATCGAGTTCGTGCGCGTAGCCCCGCTCTACTCGCGCCACAAGGTTGTGTGGATCGAGGACGTCCACCGCCTCAACCACGACTCCGCCAACTCGCTGCTGAAGACTCTCGAAGAACCCCCGGCGTACGTCAAGCTGATCCTCACGACTAGCCAGGTCAGCCAGATCCCCGCCACCATCCTCTCGCGTTGTCTGGTCGTCAACTGCGAATTGCCCACCAAAGAAGAACTGACCCAAAGCCATCCGGGCCTTCCCGACGAAATCGTTCTCCTCGCCGATGGCGCGCCCGGCACTCTGGAGCGCATCTCCGCCAACCAAGACCTCTATCGCGACATCATTCGCTTCGCCGACCGCATCGTCGCCGAAAGTCGACACGGCGCTCTCTCCCTGGGCGACGAATTTCGCAAGCTCGCCGAACGCCTTGAAGAGTTCGAAAAGCTCGGTATCCGCAACTCCAACGCCCGCATCATCGAGCTGGCCGCCCTCGCCATCAGCAAACGCCATCCCAACCGCTCTCAGGCCGTCGCCCTCCTCACGGAAGCCCATAAGCGAATCCTCGGCAATGCCAATCCTGCCCTCGTTCTGGACGCCGTCCTGGGACGAATTCTGTTATCGCCGACGCCGGGAACGAAATAG